TGTTATGTTTTTTTAAAATAATCATTAATGGCCGCCCGTAGTGCTTTGTCACCGAGCACTGAACAGTGCACTTTACGATCTGGTAACCCACCTAAACGAGCCATGATATCTTGTGGTCGTATTTTTAAAGCCTGATCAATCTTCATGCCACCCTTTTCCGTCGCCATTACTGAAAGCATGGAAGTTGAGGCGATGGCTGAAGCACAACCAAAAGTTTGCCATTTAAATTTCTTTACTCTTTCAGTTTTGGGATCGATCTTGAGAAAAACCTTCATCATGTCGCCGCAGGCTGGCGATCCGACATAGCCCACGCCATTGGCTTTAAATTTTTCCTCAGTTCCCGGCATCATGATATTTTGTGGCTGAAAAAAATGTTTTTTAACAATGTTGGAATAAAGCCAATTGCCTTGCTGACCAACACCATCGGCTATTACTTTTTTCTTTTTACTTACCGGCATATATAAAAAGTAAATTATTAATCTATTTAAGTTATTAATACCATACTGGATTTTGCCAAAAGCTTCAAGTTTATGATAATATATTAGCACTATTCGTTCACCAAAAGGGAGGCTCTATGTCTGTCTTACAAGATGAGTTGTTGATCAATCAACGCATTAGAGAATTGGTCCCTGATCTTACTACTGAGTTAGAAGTAGTAGAAAAGCTGGATTGTATCTGTCCATGCTGTTATCTGGAACAATTCTATTGCGTCCGAACGGAAAAAGTCGCAGTTGAATTTGAAAAACACTTCGTACACATTTGTCTCGATTGTGGCCATCAAGAAAAAGGGTTTGTAGAAATCATTCCCGGCAATCTTCACTTGTGTCCTCTGTGCAAAAACTAACAACTCCTAATAAACCGTTGTCGAAAATAGATGACGGTTTTTTATTATTATTTTTTTATTTGTGGATGAGGTTGACTATTATTCAAATGAACTGGTGAAATATTTCTCAGCTCTTGAATGATCTTGGGTAATACTCGCAAAACATAATTAATATCTGCTAGTGTATTGCGTTGACCTAAAGTAAAACGAATACTGCCGTGAATCAGCTCATAGGGTAGGCCAATAGCTTGTAAAACATGTGACACGTCTAAACTGTGCGAAGCACAAGCCGAACCAGTATTAGCCATAATGCCGTACTGATTTAAATAAAGCAAAATCGCCTCGCCTTCAATATCAATAAAAGTCATATTAATATTGTTCGGTAGGCGCTTGGTACGATGACCATTGATTCGCACTCGCTTTATTTTTTTTATAATGCCGTTAATCAATACCTCTCTTAATTTTAAAAGCCTGGCACTTTCTTTTTGCTGATTCTTTTGAGCCAACATAAGTGCCGTTGCTAATCCGACTATCCCCGCCACGTTTTCCGTACCAGATCGTAAACCAAACTCTTGTCTGCCGCCAAAAATTAGTGGTTTGATCGGCGTTCCCTTCTTAATAAATAAGAGGCCAACGCCTTTTGGACCGTAGACTTTACTACCATTGAGCGTTAATAAATCAACTCCTAACTTATTAATATCTAGATCCAGATAAGGACTGGCCTGACAGGCATCAGTATGAAACAATGTATGGGGATTTATTTTTTTTACCAATTTTACCAAACTAGCAATCGGTTGAATGGTACCAATTTCATTATTAGCGTACATAACGCTGACCAATCTGGTGTTTTTATTAACCAATGTTCTCAGTTTATCCACTAGTACTAAGCCGTCTCGATCCACCGGCGCCCTAATAATATTCCACCCTTG
This sequence is a window from Candidatus Komeilibacteria bacterium CG_4_10_14_0_2_um_filter_37_10. Protein-coding genes within it:
- a CDS encoding cysteine desulfurase NifS encodes the protein MREVYLDHAATTYLLPAVKKVMDQYAEKYYGNPSALYTQALIAKRAVDQARSSMAKIFHCQDREIIFTGSGTESDNLALQGVARALPVGEIIVSSIEHPAVLDTAKYLATQGWNIIRAPVDRDGLVLVDKLRTLVNKNTRLVSVMYANNEIGTIQPIASLVKLVKKINPHTLFHTDACQASPYLDLDINKLGVDLLTLNGSKVYGPKGVGLLFIKKGTPIKPLIFGGRQEFGLRSGTENVAGIVGLATALMLAQKNQQKESARLLKLREVLINGIIKKIKRVRINGHRTKRLPNNINMTFIDIEGEAILLYLNQYGIMANTGSACASHSLDVSHVLQAIGLPYELIHGSIRFTLGQRNTLADINYVLRVLPKIIQELRNISPVHLNNSQPHPQIKK